A part of Toxotes jaculatrix isolate fToxJac2 chromosome 24, fToxJac2.pri, whole genome shotgun sequence genomic DNA contains:
- the LOC121178173 gene encoding uncharacterized protein LOC121178173 isoform X2 yields the protein MSWSKTLLFFIVVIVSGSITPSSSDGPLYKQVGDTAVLSPGVVTNPITNIFWKHGSSIAVEWTSNNIESYGQFRGRGSVNSLSGELTITGLTKEDSGSYTSEINFSVTSEIELQVIAPVSTPNVSTRCDKEKTHCVFTCEGGTSEAEPITYTWKSGDMHWDGTKEHSITKTEKEPWFSCTLHNPISNKSSEEVENPFISSDWNLLYLWFIPAVVLLLMIACIIFFVMRKRRRGNLLVMGNGQVYSSQDHGNQDLPLVAFSNANSVTGTSQKMENGQGIPNQDQPVHNQVPADPGNQAASHELNNVTETTPMMQESQEAPNQVQLVDNPAAAPHDDQGITTQDPTLVVSDNADNDMKTTPKMETSQEALDQDQLVNNQVPADPGNQAVSHELNNVTETTPKMQTSQEALDQDQLVDSPAAAPHDEQGITTQDPTLVVSDYANNDMKSALLMSSGQEPSNQDPPVDNQEAEPQEQEQS from the exons ATGTCTTGGTCGAAGACTCTCTTATTTTTCATCGTCGTCATCGTGTCAGGAAGTATAACGCCATCCAGCTCAG ATGGACCACTCTACAAGCAAGTGGGTGACACAGCTGTCCTCTCACCGGGTGTTGTGACGAACCCCATCACCAACATATTCTGGAAACATGGATCCAGCATCGCCGTGGAGTGGACCAGTAACAACATTGAATCCTACGGGCAATTCAGAG GACGTGGCTCTGTGAATAGTTTAAGTGGAGAGCTGACGATCACAGGACTGACTAAAGAAGACAGCGGCAGCTACACATCAGAGATCAACTTCAGTGTCACCAGCGAGATTGAACTTCAGGTCATCG ctcCCGTGTCTACACCCAATGTCTCAACACGGTGTGACAAAGAGAAGACCCACtgtgttttcacctgtgaaGGCGGCACCTCAGAGGCTGAACCCATCACATATACGTGGAAATCAGGTGACATGCACTGGGATGGAACCAAGGAGCACAGTATAACCAAG ACAGAGAAGGAGCCTTGGTTCAGCTGTACACTGCACAACCCCATCAGCAACAAAAGCAGTGAAGAAGTCGAAAACCCCTTCATCTCCA GTGACTGGAACCTGTTATACCTCTGGTTCATACCAGCAGTAGTATTACTACTGATGATTGCATGTATCATCTTCTTTGTCATGCGCAAACGCAGAAGAG GGAACTTACTAGTGATGGGGAATGGCCAGGTATATTCCAGCCAGGACCATGGAAACCAGGACCTTCCATTAGTTGCGTTCTCTAATGCCAACAGTGTAACTG GGACATCACAAAAGATGGAGAATGGCCAGGGAATACCCAACCAGGACCAACCAGTGCATAATCAGGTGCCGGCTGACCCAGGAAACCAGGCTGCTTCACATGAGCTGAACAATGTAACTG agacaACACCAATGATGCAGGAGAGCCAGGAAGCACCCAACCAGGTCCAGCTGGTGGAcaatccagcagcagctccacacgATGACCAAGGAATAACAACCCAGGATCCAACATTGGTTGTGTCCGACAATGCCGACAATGACATGA AGACAACACCAAAGATGGAGACGAGCCAGGAAGCACTCGACCAGGACCAGCTGGTCAATAATCAGGTACCAGCTGACCCAGGAAACCAGGCTGTGTCCCATGAGCTGAACAATGTAACTG agACAACACCAAAGATGCAGACGAGCCAGGAAGCACTCGACCAGGACCAGCTGGTGGacagtccagcagcagctccacacgATGAACAAGGAATAACAACCCAGGATCCAACACTGGTTGTGTCCGACTATGCCAACAATGACATGA AGTCAGCACTGTTGATGTCAAGTGGCCAAGAACCATCCAACCAGGACCCACCGGTGGATAATCAGGAAGCAGAGCCACaagagcaggagcagagctgA
- the LOC121178173 gene encoding uncharacterized protein LOC121178173 isoform X4, whose protein sequence is MSWSKTLLFFIVVIVSGSITPSSSDGPLYKQVGDTAVLSPGVVTNPITNIFWKHGSSIAVEWTSNNIESYGQFRGRGSVNSLSGELTITGLTKEDSGSYTSEINFSVTSEIELQVIAPVSTPNVSTRCDKEKTHCVFTCEGGTSEAEPITYTWKSGDMHWDGTKEHSITKTEKEPWFSCTLHNPISNKSSEEVENPFISSDWNLLYLWFIPAVVLLLMIACIIFFVMRKRRRGNLLVMGNGQVYSSQDHGNQDLPLVAFSNANSVTGTSQKMENGQGIPNQDQPVHNQVPADPGNQAASHELNNVTETTPKMQTSQEALDQDQLVDSPAAAPHDEQGITTQDPTLVVSDYANNDMKESALLMSSGQEPSNQDPPVDNQEAEPQEQEQS, encoded by the exons ATGTCTTGGTCGAAGACTCTCTTATTTTTCATCGTCGTCATCGTGTCAGGAAGTATAACGCCATCCAGCTCAG ATGGACCACTCTACAAGCAAGTGGGTGACACAGCTGTCCTCTCACCGGGTGTTGTGACGAACCCCATCACCAACATATTCTGGAAACATGGATCCAGCATCGCCGTGGAGTGGACCAGTAACAACATTGAATCCTACGGGCAATTCAGAG GACGTGGCTCTGTGAATAGTTTAAGTGGAGAGCTGACGATCACAGGACTGACTAAAGAAGACAGCGGCAGCTACACATCAGAGATCAACTTCAGTGTCACCAGCGAGATTGAACTTCAGGTCATCG ctcCCGTGTCTACACCCAATGTCTCAACACGGTGTGACAAAGAGAAGACCCACtgtgttttcacctgtgaaGGCGGCACCTCAGAGGCTGAACCCATCACATATACGTGGAAATCAGGTGACATGCACTGGGATGGAACCAAGGAGCACAGTATAACCAAG ACAGAGAAGGAGCCTTGGTTCAGCTGTACACTGCACAACCCCATCAGCAACAAAAGCAGTGAAGAAGTCGAAAACCCCTTCATCTCCA GTGACTGGAACCTGTTATACCTCTGGTTCATACCAGCAGTAGTATTACTACTGATGATTGCATGTATCATCTTCTTTGTCATGCGCAAACGCAGAAGAG GGAACTTACTAGTGATGGGGAATGGCCAGGTATATTCCAGCCAGGACCATGGAAACCAGGACCTTCCATTAGTTGCGTTCTCTAATGCCAACAGTGTAACTG GGACATCACAAAAGATGGAGAATGGCCAGGGAATACCCAACCAGGACCAACCAGTGCATAATCAGGTGCCGGCTGACCCAGGAAACCAGGCTGCTTCACATGAGCTGAACAATGTAACTG agACAACACCAAAGATGCAGACGAGCCAGGAAGCACTCGACCAGGACCAGCTGGTGGacagtccagcagcagctccacacgATGAACAAGGAATAACAACCCAGGATCCAACACTGGTTGTGTCCGACTATGCCAACAATGACATGA AAGAGTCAGCACTGTTGATGTCAAGTGGCCAAGAACCATCCAACCAGGACCCACCGGTGGATAATCAGGAAGCAGAGCCACaagagcaggagcagagctgA
- the LOC121178173 gene encoding uncharacterized protein LOC121178173 isoform X3 produces MSWSKTLLFFIVVIVSGSITPSSSDGPLYKQVGDTAVLSPGVVTNPITNIFWKHGSSIAVEWTSNNIESYGQFRGRGSVNSLSGELTITGLTKEDSGSYTSEINFSVTSEIELQVIAPVSTPNVSTRCDKEKTHCVFTCEGGTSEAEPITYTWKSGDMHWDGTKEHSITKTEKEPWFSCTLHNPISNKSSEEVENPFISSDWNLLYLWFIPAVVLLLMIACIIFFVMRKRRRGNLLVMGNGQVYSSQDHGNQDLPLVAFSNANSVTGTSQKMENGQGIPNQDQPVHNQVPADPGNQAASHELNNVTETTPMMQESQEAPNQVQLVDNPAAAPHDDQGITTQDPTLVVSDNADNDMKTTPKMQTSQEALDQDQLVDSPAAAPHDEQGITTQDPTLVVSDYANNDMKESALLMSSGQEPSNQDPPVDNQEAEPQEQEQS; encoded by the exons ATGTCTTGGTCGAAGACTCTCTTATTTTTCATCGTCGTCATCGTGTCAGGAAGTATAACGCCATCCAGCTCAG ATGGACCACTCTACAAGCAAGTGGGTGACACAGCTGTCCTCTCACCGGGTGTTGTGACGAACCCCATCACCAACATATTCTGGAAACATGGATCCAGCATCGCCGTGGAGTGGACCAGTAACAACATTGAATCCTACGGGCAATTCAGAG GACGTGGCTCTGTGAATAGTTTAAGTGGAGAGCTGACGATCACAGGACTGACTAAAGAAGACAGCGGCAGCTACACATCAGAGATCAACTTCAGTGTCACCAGCGAGATTGAACTTCAGGTCATCG ctcCCGTGTCTACACCCAATGTCTCAACACGGTGTGACAAAGAGAAGACCCACtgtgttttcacctgtgaaGGCGGCACCTCAGAGGCTGAACCCATCACATATACGTGGAAATCAGGTGACATGCACTGGGATGGAACCAAGGAGCACAGTATAACCAAG ACAGAGAAGGAGCCTTGGTTCAGCTGTACACTGCACAACCCCATCAGCAACAAAAGCAGTGAAGAAGTCGAAAACCCCTTCATCTCCA GTGACTGGAACCTGTTATACCTCTGGTTCATACCAGCAGTAGTATTACTACTGATGATTGCATGTATCATCTTCTTTGTCATGCGCAAACGCAGAAGAG GGAACTTACTAGTGATGGGGAATGGCCAGGTATATTCCAGCCAGGACCATGGAAACCAGGACCTTCCATTAGTTGCGTTCTCTAATGCCAACAGTGTAACTG GGACATCACAAAAGATGGAGAATGGCCAGGGAATACCCAACCAGGACCAACCAGTGCATAATCAGGTGCCGGCTGACCCAGGAAACCAGGCTGCTTCACATGAGCTGAACAATGTAACTG agacaACACCAATGATGCAGGAGAGCCAGGAAGCACCCAACCAGGTCCAGCTGGTGGAcaatccagcagcagctccacacgATGACCAAGGAATAACAACCCAGGATCCAACATTGGTTGTGTCCGACAATGCCGACAATGACATGA agACAACACCAAAGATGCAGACGAGCCAGGAAGCACTCGACCAGGACCAGCTGGTGGacagtccagcagcagctccacacgATGAACAAGGAATAACAACCCAGGATCCAACACTGGTTGTGTCCGACTATGCCAACAATGACATGA AAGAGTCAGCACTGTTGATGTCAAGTGGCCAAGAACCATCCAACCAGGACCCACCGGTGGATAATCAGGAAGCAGAGCCACaagagcaggagcagagctgA
- the LOC121178173 gene encoding uncharacterized protein LOC121178173 isoform X1 — translation MSWSKTLLFFIVVIVSGSITPSSSDGPLYKQVGDTAVLSPGVVTNPITNIFWKHGSSIAVEWTSNNIESYGQFRGRGSVNSLSGELTITGLTKEDSGSYTSEINFSVTSEIELQVIAPVSTPNVSTRCDKEKTHCVFTCEGGTSEAEPITYTWKSGDMHWDGTKEHSITKTEKEPWFSCTLHNPISNKSSEEVENPFISSDWNLLYLWFIPAVVLLLMIACIIFFVMRKRRRGNLLVMGNGQVYSSQDHGNQDLPLVAFSNANSVTGTSQKMENGQGIPNQDQPVHNQVPADPGNQAASHELNNVTETTPMMQESQEAPNQVQLVDNPAAAPHDDQGITTQDPTLVVSDNADNDMKTTPKMETSQEALDQDQLVNNQVPADPGNQAVSHELNNVTETTPKMQTSQEALDQDQLVDSPAAAPHDEQGITTQDPTLVVSDYANNDMKESALLMSSGQEPSNQDPPVDNQEAEPQEQEQS, via the exons ATGTCTTGGTCGAAGACTCTCTTATTTTTCATCGTCGTCATCGTGTCAGGAAGTATAACGCCATCCAGCTCAG ATGGACCACTCTACAAGCAAGTGGGTGACACAGCTGTCCTCTCACCGGGTGTTGTGACGAACCCCATCACCAACATATTCTGGAAACATGGATCCAGCATCGCCGTGGAGTGGACCAGTAACAACATTGAATCCTACGGGCAATTCAGAG GACGTGGCTCTGTGAATAGTTTAAGTGGAGAGCTGACGATCACAGGACTGACTAAAGAAGACAGCGGCAGCTACACATCAGAGATCAACTTCAGTGTCACCAGCGAGATTGAACTTCAGGTCATCG ctcCCGTGTCTACACCCAATGTCTCAACACGGTGTGACAAAGAGAAGACCCACtgtgttttcacctgtgaaGGCGGCACCTCAGAGGCTGAACCCATCACATATACGTGGAAATCAGGTGACATGCACTGGGATGGAACCAAGGAGCACAGTATAACCAAG ACAGAGAAGGAGCCTTGGTTCAGCTGTACACTGCACAACCCCATCAGCAACAAAAGCAGTGAAGAAGTCGAAAACCCCTTCATCTCCA GTGACTGGAACCTGTTATACCTCTGGTTCATACCAGCAGTAGTATTACTACTGATGATTGCATGTATCATCTTCTTTGTCATGCGCAAACGCAGAAGAG GGAACTTACTAGTGATGGGGAATGGCCAGGTATATTCCAGCCAGGACCATGGAAACCAGGACCTTCCATTAGTTGCGTTCTCTAATGCCAACAGTGTAACTG GGACATCACAAAAGATGGAGAATGGCCAGGGAATACCCAACCAGGACCAACCAGTGCATAATCAGGTGCCGGCTGACCCAGGAAACCAGGCTGCTTCACATGAGCTGAACAATGTAACTG agacaACACCAATGATGCAGGAGAGCCAGGAAGCACCCAACCAGGTCCAGCTGGTGGAcaatccagcagcagctccacacgATGACCAAGGAATAACAACCCAGGATCCAACATTGGTTGTGTCCGACAATGCCGACAATGACATGA AGACAACACCAAAGATGGAGACGAGCCAGGAAGCACTCGACCAGGACCAGCTGGTCAATAATCAGGTACCAGCTGACCCAGGAAACCAGGCTGTGTCCCATGAGCTGAACAATGTAACTG agACAACACCAAAGATGCAGACGAGCCAGGAAGCACTCGACCAGGACCAGCTGGTGGacagtccagcagcagctccacacgATGAACAAGGAATAACAACCCAGGATCCAACACTGGTTGTGTCCGACTATGCCAACAATGACATGA AAGAGTCAGCACTGTTGATGTCAAGTGGCCAAGAACCATCCAACCAGGACCCACCGGTGGATAATCAGGAAGCAGAGCCACaagagcaggagcagagctgA